The Mustela erminea isolate mMusErm1 chromosome 6, mMusErm1.Pri, whole genome shotgun sequence genome includes a region encoding these proteins:
- the LOC116593271 gene encoding killer cell lectin-like receptor 2, which produces MSNQQVIYSTLRFLQSPSESPNRLRPDGNQKSGNTDGKGFSVPWYLIAVILGILCLLLLATVAVLGTKIFQYTQENRRQREMIGNLTQEHHILQNDSYLKEKLLTYKTLEYNILKNELLQQKKKQDLLFTNRTCQRENKGKFYGNCWSCYGIKCYYFIPESKNWNRCKQTCQSYNSSLLKINDEDELAFIQSQTYRNNYWIGLSYDDREQKWKWINIGPPFGINYTFMSSSGRGQCAFLSSTRTATIECSKTYNCICEERIHDVFSAYFDRYKKKRCNGTCHLFVCLFL; this is translated from the exons AAGTGATTTATTCTACCCTGAGATTTCTTCAGTCTCCTTCAGAGTCACCAAATAGATTGAGGCCAGATGGGAATCAAAAGTCTGGGAACACTGATGGCAAAG gGTTTTCAGTGCcctggtatctcattgcagtAATTCTTGGGATCCTGTGTTTACTACTATTGGCGACAGTTGCTGTGTTGGGGACAAAGA tttttcagtatACTCAAGAAAACCGTCGGCAGAGGGAAATGATAGGAAACCTGACTCAAGAGCACCACATTTTGCAAAATGACAGCTACTTAAAGGAGAAACTTTTGACATATAAGACTTTAGAATATAACATTCTCAAAAATGAATTGCTtcagcaaaaaaagaaacaggatttaCTCTTTACAAATAGGACatgtcagagagaaaataaag GCAAATTCTATGGAAACTGCTGGTCCTGTTATGGAATaaagtgttattattttattcctgaaAGTAAAAACTGGAACAGATGTAAACAGACTTGCCAAAGTTATAATTCATCCCTTTTGAAGATAAATGATGAAGATGAACTG GCCTTTATTCAATCCCAAACTTATAGGAATAACTACTGGATTGGATTATCATATGATGACagagaacaaaaatggaaatggattaACATTGGCCCACCTTTTGGGAT TAACTATACATTCATGAGTTCTTCTGGAAGAGGACAATGTGCATTTTTAAGCTCAACAAGAACAGCAACTATTGAGTGTTCTAAGACCTACAATTGTATCTGTGAGGAGAGAATTCATGAtgttttctctgcctacttcgaTAGGTACAAGAAGAAAAGGTGCAATGGAACctgtcatttgtttgtttgtttgtttctgtga